Within Vicia villosa cultivar HV-30 ecotype Madison, WI linkage group LG1, Vvil1.0, whole genome shotgun sequence, the genomic segment CGAGTGAAGTTTGCTTTTTCTTGAAGACACCCCACAAGTAATGTTTGGATTGAAACCCTGTCCAAACGATGACGTAAATTAAAATGGAATCTTAAGATGGATAAATAATTGGACTGAAATGTTAAACTGAATTTCGCTAGAATAGATGAAACTCACTCTGATGTTGGATTGGAAGCAAGGTGGAAGGAAAAATTAAAAGCACTGCATTTTCGGTCACAACTCTTACGGCCTCTTCAGTCCGAATGATATCATCAACCAGCTTATCAAAGACACTGATAGATGATCGGTAAATATTATATAGATATATCAATTTAATGTAAGATCGCATTGACATGATTTCAAACTTGTCTAAGAAACTACCTTTCATTTACAGGAAAGAAATAAAGAGCAATGCTCTTATCAGTTGGTCCTTTCTTCTTGAAGCTAGTAGGCCACACCGCAGATCTGGGAAGCAAATCAGCGGAAAGCACTTCTGGGAAAAGATCAACCTCCTCCAGAACTTTGGGGGATGCTAAACTGGACAAATGGGCCAGAAGTTTGACAGTACCGGTAGTTTTACTTTTATCACAGAAGAGCAAGTTTCCCCTACTAACCAGAAAATTCAACTTCAATGATATTCACCATTAAGCTATAAAAGTTCACTGATTTTCAAACGAAGGAGGCAAAACAAAATTGATACCTCCATATTGGTTCTGCAATCGGTTGTGCATCAACATGAACTTCCAAAGGAATTAAATCATCAGTGACAGTAACTTGAGAGATTTGAATAGATTCAGGAACAACGTTGCTATTTGGTGAATTTGATGGAACTGGTTCACACTCATTTTTAGATTCAGTTTCTTGTTCATGGCTGATATTATGCATGCCAGATTTAACTTTTCCGTTCTTCCCCTTCTCTTTAATCTTCCTTTTGTGCTGTTGATTTCTTTCCTTCAGTCTCTTTACACAATGTTTCAGTTTTCTTCGGGTTTGGATTCTGTAATTGGCCAAACTTGCCAATTTAGTTTTTTGCGATATTTGCTTTGGTTCACAATCCTCACAAAACCATATAACTTCATCAGTAAAAATCACAGGTCCATCTAAACAGTACCTGGAAGGAAAAGGACACAAAGAGCATGAAATTGCAACTTTATAAAGTTCATAATTTGAGGTGTTTAAACCTGAAGCTAAATACGACAACAAAAACTTGCTACAAGAGCATCAAATAATGCAGCAAAAAGAAGTAAGCAGTGAACGATAAGTACCTGTGAAGAGCACAAGCCTCACACTTGTTGCAAAAAACTATAGCCTCGATAAAACCTACATCGCCACACTTGAGACAAACACTCTCCTGCAACAGGTATATAGATTTTTACTGAAATGGTTCCTAACTCAATTAAGATCAAAAGTGAAGCTCCGCATATGTATTCTTCTATAAAAACTATAACAGATGTAATCATGATTCATGTCTGCACATAAAACCTGTAGTTAATTAGTAAGCTCAGTTCGACTTTTGAGTCGTGCGTGCTCGatcaaaaacaaaaacacaattaCTAGAACTTAATAACACTTTCCCCCATTTTGAGGTCCAACATTTTCGCCGAAAATCAGAACATAAACATTTGTACCagctgtaaaaaaaaaaactaacatatTCTACTGATCATTTCAAATTTTATGGATATCATGTTTATCAACTTTTGTACATGCTAGCAGAACTGTTGGTTAGTTAATGGTAACAAAcatgaagcacggacaccccgAACATGACACCGACATCAACTCGGCAACtccagtaataatttgaaaaattgaataaattaaacgtaatcccAACTCAGACACGCCATTTTTCAGAGGTTTCGGTGCTAATAACAGTTAACAATATTCTGTATCAAAAGCATTAAAATAAACCTAAATTACAGAAACAAAGATTTATTAATTGTAATTAAAAATCACTGAGTAGGATCAGGACATTGGATTTCTAAAATAACCTTGCAACTAAATATCCTAATATAGATCTATAATAGTaagaattaataataaaaaacacagaatgattaaataaataaaaatttaaataaaaaacaaagcaagaaagaaaaaaagttgcATCCCTGAATTAAAACCACATTACCATTGAAATTTCGTTAACAATAGCAACATTTGAACATTGAATTAATCAgctgaaaaagaaaaattaccaTTGAAATTGTAGCGTGAAGAAGGCAATCAAGAAAGCGATGTTTGGATTTCAATAAGTTGTTACTCTGAGAAGCGATTTTGGAGTAATTCACTTTTTTGATTGAGAAGCGATTTTGAGGATTTGGAAGCAAAAACAAAGGCTTTGATTCATCAAGTACAAAACACAAGTGGAAACGGATTATTTGTCTGTTACGAACCCGAATACGCAAAACTAGAAGGAAATAACTTCAAAAtctcattattttaaaaataaattaaatcagctgaaattttcaaaaagaaaattttattttatttatatatagatAGGTTTGGTAAATAGAATTATAATAGGacaaaataaaatacataaattgTGGAAATTTAAATATAGAACATGGTAGGAGAGCTCAGTTAACTCTTAAGATTGATATCAGAAAGGCTTACAATAGGGTGGATTGGGGATTCTTAAGAAGTATGATGCTGAAGATGGGTTTTTCGGAGAGGTGGACACACTGGATTTGGATGTGTGTTACGTCAGTTCACTATTCGGTTCTAGTTAACTCGGACACAGTTAGACCTATTGTGCCTGAAAGAGGACTCAGGCAAGGCGACCGACTGTCGCCTTATCTTTTCATTCTTATATCTGAAGGTCTTTCGACCCTCATCAAGGGTTCTGTAGCGAGAGGAGATATCCATGGTATCCAAATTTGCAgaggggcacctagtgtgtcGCATCTTCTTTTTGCTGACGACTGTTTTCTATTTTGCAGGGCCAATGTGGAGGAAGTTTATCATCTTATGGAGGTTCTGAATATCTATGCAAAGGCTTCTGGTCAGGAAATCAATTTAACCAAATCTGAGGTCTTTTTTCAACCGGAATCTGAGTTTGCCTGCCCAGAAGGATCTTGCAAATATCATGGGAGTCCGTCATGTCTTAGGGACAGGCAAGTACTTATGGCTGCCCTCTATGATCGGGAGGAGTAAAAAGTTTACTTTTGCTTTCATCAAAGACCGTATTTGGCAACGGATTAATTCTCGGAAAGTTCGGTCCCTGTCAAAAGCTGGTAAAGAAGTCATGATTAAATCGGTTCTCCAAGCTATCCCGGCTTACGTGATGAGTATATTTATTTTGCCTGAATCAGTGATTAATGATAGTGAGAGAATGTTGAATGCTTTTTGGTGGGGTGGAGGTTCTAACAGTAAGGGTATTTGTTGGATGGCGTGGGACCGTTTAGCTTGTTCTAAGAAGGACGGAGGTCTTGGTTTCAGAAATTTTAGAGCTTTTAATATGGCTATGATGGCTAAGCAAGGATGGTTTATTTTGAGTCACCCGCAATCTTTAGTGTCCAAATTCTTCAAAGCAAGGTACTTCCCAAAAACATCTTTCTTTGAAACTAATCTTGGTTCTAATCCTAGTTTTGTATGGAGGAGTATTTGGAAAGCTAGAGATGTTCTTATGCTCGGTTGTAGGTGGAGTATAGGTGACGGTAGGCAGATTAAGGTTATGCAGAAACCTTGGATTCGGGGAAAAGATGAGAGGTATGTTTCGGGACCACAACAACATGGTATCTATAATATGGTGGTTAAAGATGTGTTGTTGCCAAATGTAAAACAGTGGAATATGAGGTTGATTCGAGAGCTGTTTGATTTTACAAGAGCGGAAGCTATCACTATTGTCCCGTTAGTGGAGGACGTTGTCGTTGATCGTTTGGTGTGGAGGGAGAAGAAAGATGGTCAATATAGTGTTCGTTCCGGTTATCGTGTTTGGAAGAGTAGACAGAAGCTTCCTATTCAGGAGAATATTGAGGTTAATTGGAATGGATTGTGGTCTATTATTTCCCCCCACGAGTGAAACACCTTCTTTGGCGGATTTGCTCAGGTTGTTTTCCTTCCCGGGTCCGGCTAAGACAACACCATGTCCCTTGTCCTATTACGTGTCAATTTTGCGGGGAGGTGGAGGAGGATGATTGACATGTTTTTGTCGGATGTCCGGAGACTATCGAGTTTTGGAGGACAGCAGGTTTGTACGACATTGTTGCACCTCTCCTTCTTCTTTCTAATGATATTCGATCTCTTATTTTGAACTTGTGTACTAGGGAGGATAGGAAGGCGGCGGGGCGCTTTGCTATGATGATTGAGTTGATGAGGCATAACAGGAATGATTTTATTTGGAATAATGAGAAGGAGGAGGCATCAAGGCTTGGGTGGTTAGCTTTTCACAAGAGGCATGAGTGGTGGTTGGCTAAAAATCCTCAGGATGGATAGGATGCCCTTCCTTCCACTCTTTCTTGGATCCCCCCTTCCCGGTTGGGTTAAGTGTAATGTTGATGCGGGTTTTAACCGTCACCAAGGAACTACTAATAGAGGTTGGTGTATCCAGGATAATTTGGGGAACTTTGTTAAAGCCGGTGTTGCTTAGGATGTTGGTTCATTTTCTATCATAGAAGCGGAAGCATTGGCTTTAAAGGAAGCTATCCAAAGTGCTTTAGCCCTTCAGCTTGATCATGTTATTTTTGAGGGTGATTCTCTTCAAGTAGTTCAAGCTATTCATTCCAATATCATAGGTGGTTctgaatttaattttattattcgcTCTATTAAACTTTTACTTTGTAATTTTCCGAACTTTGAGGTAGAGTTCGTTaaacgtcaagcgaatatggttgccca encodes:
- the LOC131612879 gene encoding uncharacterized protein LOC131612879; protein product: MESVCLKCGDVGFIEAIVFCNKCEACALHRYCLDGPVIFTDEVIWFCEDCEPKQISQKTKLASLANYRIQTRRKLKHCVKRLKERNQQHKRKIKEKGKNGKVKSGMHNISHEQETESKNECEPVPSNSPNSNVVPESIQISQVTVTDDLIPLEVHVDAQPIAEPIWRGNLLFCDKSKTTGTVKLLAHLSSLASPKVLEEVDLFPEVLSADLLPRSAVWPTSFKKKGPTDKSIALYFFPVNESVFDKLVDDIIRTEEAVRVVTENAVLLIFPSTLLPIQHQRFQSKHYLWGVFKKKQTSLEANDAVS